Proteins found in one Triticum urartu cultivar G1812 chromosome 4, Tu2.1, whole genome shotgun sequence genomic segment:
- the LOC125554447 gene encoding F-box protein PP2-B1-like — protein sequence MEVERVKKLAREEEKAQSRIIQGIPEECLAKAIGLTSPADACRAAAVSTAFRSAADLDAVWTRFLPPDCDAVLERAVHLVDAPSKKELFIDLSNEHVVLDDGKMSFGLERSNGAKCYMLSASELVIEWMHENLYWTRRTDPDSRFSKVAELLSVCWLHIYGTINSRELTPATHYAAYLVFKLTHDASGLSSPRQTSFVKVGGGPCLQSCRPSSTSGGASSSLLVGSTHTVSLHPCNRASCTRNGAAAAEPHEHEQGGGVGGVVRYPRHRVDGWLELEMGDFHTDTDICGGDDVMMEVHEWEELKWKKGLIIEGIEIRPRN from the exons ATGGAGGTGGAACGCGTGAAGAAGCTGGCGAGGGAAGAAGAAAAGGCCCAAAGCAGAATAATCCAGGGAATCCCGGAGGAATGTCTGGCGAAGGCCATCGGTCTGACCTCGCCAGCCGACGCCTGCCGCGCGGCCGCAGTGTCCACCGCGTTCCGGTCGGCGGCGGACTTGGACGCGGTGTGGACACGGTTCCTGCCGCCGGACTGCGACGCCGTCCTGGAGCGGGCCGTCCACCTCGTGGATGCTCCCTCCAAGAAGGAGCTCTTCATAGACCTCAGCAACGAACACGTCGTCCTCGACGATGGCAAAATG AGTTTTGGGCTGGAGAGATCGAACGGCGCCAAATGCTACATGTTGTCAGCAAGCGAGCTGGTAATCGAATGGATGCATGAAAATCTTTACTGGACAAGGAGGACCGACCCTGATTCAAG GTTCTCCAAGGTGGCAGAGCTTCTCTCAGTCTGCTGGCTCCACATCTACGGCACGATCAACAGCAGGGAGCTCACTCCAGCCACCCACTACGCGGCCTACCTCGTCTTCAAGCTCACCCATGATGCCTCAGGCCTCAGCTCCCCGCGGCAGACATCGTTCGTCAAGGTAGGTGGCGGGCCGTGTCTCCAGTCCTGCCGGCCTTCCAGCACCAGCGGCGGTGCTTCTTCATCCCTGCTGGTGGGGAGCACCCACACAGTGTCTCTCCATCCCTGCAACCGTGCTTCATGCACCCGTAACGGCGCTGCGGCTGCGGAGCCGCACGAGCACGAGCAAGGAGGAGGAGTCGGCGGTGTCGTGAGGTACCCGCGGCATCGGGTCGACGGGTGGTTGGAACTGGAGATGGGCGACTTCCACACGGACACGGACATATGCGGTGGGGATGATGTTATGATGGAAGTGCATGAGTGGGAGGAGCTCAAGTGGAAGAAGGGACTCATCATCGAAGGAATCGAGATCAGGCCTAGAAATTAA